The Lutibacter sp. A64 genome segment TCTACCTGTCATATGGCAATTTATACATTGTGAAGCTTCTGTATTTACTTCGTGAAAATGATGTTCAGGAGTATTATAACTAGGAACATGGCAAGTTAAACAAAGGTTATTTCCTTGTATTTTTAATTCCATAGAGTGTACATCGTGACAATCTCTACACGAAATTCCTTCAGCATACATTTTACTTTGCATAAAAGATGCATATACATAATCCTCATCTCTAATTTGCCCATCAACAAAATAAGTAGGATCTGTTAATAATTGTGGGTTGTAATGATCCAGAAAATGACCTTCATAATCATAATAATCTGTAAATTGTGATCTTCTAGAATGACAACGAGCACATTGTTGCACTAAATCTTTAGAACTCAAATTAGTTCCCATATGCATTTTTGGAGGAGTGCCAGTAAGCTCTTTTTCATAAAAATCTACATGTGCACTTGAAGGTCCGTGGCAAGCTTCACAGCTTACATTTATTTCACTAAAAGTAGTGGTATAGGTATCTGTTTCTCCATCATAATTTTTATGTACATTGGTAGAATGACAGTCTGCACACATATTATTCCAGTTCATAGAACCACCTGTCCAATGCATCCATTCTTCTGTTGCAATATCTAAATCTGGTTGTAAATGGTACCATTTGTTTTCTACAGAATCCCAAGCAGTAATTAAACAATGAAATTTTCCATTCTCTAGTTTAACAATATATTGTTGTAAAGGTGTAACTCCAAAAGTGTAAATTATTTTATAATCTCGGTATGCTCCATCGGCTCCTTGCGTATTTACATAATAATCACCATCTTTTTTAAAAAAAGTACTTTTCACATTTTTATGCGTAAAAGTAGCATTATCAAAATCGCCTAAAATTGCATGCTGCCCCGCAAATTTCATTGCTTGATCGTGATGGGAACCTTCCCAACTTTCATATTCTTGCTGATGACATTCTTTACAACTAATTGAACCTACAAATGTTGATGCTTCAGTTGGTGTACTTACCGCACTATATTTTTCATTAGTATTACACCCATAAACAACTACTAACAATATTATATAGATCATTTGTTTTGGCATACTTAATAAGAGTTGTTTTAACATGCAATCGGGTTTTATTTTTAAATTACTAATTATCAGACAGATACTTTTACAGTAGCACTCTATAAATTTATTTTTTTTAAAAGTTTAAAAATAAGAAAATTTACTTTTAGAACCGTTCTATTTTGGAGTATTTTGTATTTTATTATACAATTAAACTGTTAAATTTTATTTTAAACTAACTAGCAAAATGTTACCTCTTAAAATTTACAATTGATTAGTTATTTAACCTTGCTTTTCTCAAAAATAAACTCTAAAATTTTAGCTAAAATTGGATTGCTATTATTTTTATTCCATATTGCTGATAATGTGGTACGTTGTGGTATATGTTTTAATTCTATAAACTTAACACTATTCGTATTTCCAATCTGCAAAGAACTCGGCACTATTGAAATTCCAAAATTATGTTCAATTAATTTATAAATTGAAGATGCATGAACCGTTCTATGAGAAACAATTGGAGTAAACCCCCAATAATCAAAAATTTGCATTATTTTTTGATAATAATTAGGACTATAAGAAGGGTCAAACATAATAAAAGATTCGCTTCTTAACTGAGATAAATCTGTAAAGTTTTCAGAATTTATAGCGTGATTTACTGGTAAAACTAGCGAAAAAGTATCTTCTTCTATGGGGGTAATTTCTAAATCGTTTGGCACACGTTCCAATCTTACAAATCCAATATCAATCTCTTGCATTTGTAAATTATCTACCTGCTTTTGATTGTCCATTTCTTTTAAACTAAAATGAATATTAGGATATTCATTTCTAATTTGAACCAATAACTCAGGAATAATATACTGCATTGCAGAACCTACATATCCAAAATTTAAATT includes the following:
- a CDS encoding LysR family transcriptional regulator, with translation MSYQIEIRHLNYFLAVAEELHFRKAADKLFISQPGLSRQIKQLEADLGVALFERNNRNVTLTKAGEYLQKEVGKHLRMLDTILNTTKRINDGVEGNLNFGYVGSAMQYIIPELLVQIRNEYPNIHFSLKEMDNQKQVDNLQMQEIDIGFVRLERVPNDLEITPIEEDTFSLVLPVNHAINSENFTDLSQLRSESFIMFDPSYSPNYYQKIMQIFDYWGFTPIVSHRTVHASSIYKLIEHNFGISIVPSSLQIGNTNSVKFIELKHIPQRTTLSAIWNKNNSNPILAKILEFIFEKSKVK